The Nycticebus coucang isolate mNycCou1 chromosome 17, mNycCou1.pri, whole genome shotgun sequence nucleotide sequence atttttagtggagacagggtctcaatcttactcaagctggtctcaaactcctgagctcaggcaatctaccttcctcagcctcaaacaatgctaggattacaggcatgatccactacACCCCACCTagtactcattttttttctctcttaattctCACACTTGATTTAGGTTCCTCATCTTTCCCATACTCATTATCATATTACTTATAAATCAACTTGGATTAGATAGGGAATGATGTGTTAACTATGGTAAAGATACAATGGATATTGCtatatggtgatttttttcttgttctttttcagtGTTCCATTGGCAAGCTACAATAATGGGGCCAGTAAGTATTCAgattaatttcagaaaaaatagttgatataatttactcattttaatcccacttttcttttcattaacaGAATGATAGTCCATATCAGGGTGGAGTATTTTTCTTGACAATTCATTTCCCAACAGATTACCCCTTCAAACCACCTAAGGTAATTGGGATGTGGCAATTGTTTTTAATGTGCTTTCTACAATACTAATAAACCAACTTataaaaagttttccttttttatataggTTGCATTTACAACAAGAATTTATCATCCAAATATTAACAGTAATGGCAGCATTTGTCTTGATATTCTACGGTCACAGTGGTCTCCAGCACTAACTATTTCAAAAGGTAACAAAATAGTATCAAGATAAAGTGACTGTGTTATCTCTGTTTTTGCAAAGATCTCTCATGTTTCTTTTAAAGAGGAGGTAGcagttttctctcattctgaaataGACCTTGAGACAACTAGAAAGAGTTGGATTTTCACATATGAGTATTCCCTGATGTGGTGACTTGTCTATATTGATTGTGCTATTCAAGCATAGGTTTAGAAGGGGGTatttaaatggatgaattgttttttaaagcaaaagtaaAACACAGTGTTCCTTCCAATCTTGAGATTCATGAATGGAAAGGAGAGATACTGTTCCAGAATGGGCAATATTAGCCATTTCAAAGAATGCTCGTGCTGTAAACATAGACATTATGTTCTTGAAGAACAAAATATAGGTAAcgtcgttttctttcttttttatctgagatagagtctctctctttgtcacccaggctatagtgccatggcatcatcatagttcacagcaaccttaaactgccaggctcaagtaattctcctgcctcagcctcccaagtagctgggactacagacgcctgccacaatgcccagctaatttttctgttttcagtagagatggggtcttttttgtttttttgtttttgagacagtctcactatgtcgccgttTGTAGattacagtggcatcacagctcacagcaacctcaaaccttggacttaagtgattctcttgcctcagcctcccacacaactgggactacaggcacctgccaacaaaaaaaacaactggctgttttttttgtttcatttgtcattgtttagcaggcctgggctgggctctaacctaccagcctcagtgtatgtggtgatgccctaaccactgggccacaggtgctgagccggttTCACCAGCTTTTATCTTTAGGTTAGCGAAGGAACAGATTCATCCTGTTAAGATGATCAGTTTAACATAATCatctttttttggtttgcttttttgacagtcttactttgtcacccttgatagagtgctgtggcatcataattcacagcaacctcaaactcttgtgctcaagtgattcttttacctcagcctcccaagtagctgggactacaggtgtccaccacaatgactggctatttttttttttttttttccgttatggtgtctcactcttggtcaagatggtcttaaacccctgagttcaggcagtccacccacctcagcctcccagagggctaggattacaggcatgagccactgctcccggacTCACATAAACTTCTGTGAACATCttgtttattttggagacagtcttactcagGCTAGAGCACTATaatatcagcctagctcacagcaacctcaaactcctgggtttaaatgatcttcctgcctcagcgtcctaaGTAAgtaggactataagcacccaccacaatgcctggctatgtttttctattttttagagactgggtctcactcttgctaagatTATGAACATCCTAATAGTCATTGTTGccatgtatgcatgtgtgtctgtgtttgaaaatgtaaaataaaggccagacacggtggctcacacctatagtcctagtactctaggaggccaaggtgtgtaaattgtttgagctcagaaactctagaccaacctgagcaagagcgagactctatctctactgaaaatagaaaaactagcctgacaTTATGGCCGAgcgcctttagttccagctacttgggaggctgaggcaagaggattacttgaggccaagactttgtggttgctatgaactgtgataaCACCATACTCTATTCAGGGTggcacagtgagattctgtctaaaaaaaaaaagaaaatgtgaaagttAGTTGCTAAGTTTGTAATGAATGCtccagggctcagcgcctgtagcacagtggttactgcgccagtcacatacactgagggtggcaggttcaaacccaacccaggccagctaaacaactgcagtaaaaatatagttgggcgttgtggcaggcacctatagtcccagctacttgggaggctgaggcaagagaatcacttaagcccaagagttgctatgagctgtgacaccacagcactctaccgagagtgacatgatgaaactatgtttcaaaaaaaaatcaaaaagcgcctgtggttcagtgaatagggcgccggccccgtgtgccgagggtggcgggttcaaacccagccccagccaaactgcaacaaaaaaaaaatagccgggcattgtggcaggcacctgtagtcccagctgcttgggaggctgaggcaagagaatcatggtaaggcctagagttggaggttgctgtgagccgtgcgacgccacTCTACccgaggcggtacagtgagactctgtctctacaaaaaaaaaaaaaagtttgtaatgaGAGATCCAGCCAGTAGTTCTTCTTAATAAGACCTAATTACTTACATGAGTAGGTTAGGGATTTTTTTATGTCGATGAATTGAGTAacatagtttacaaatattgtcttgtattttgatttgaaattgtACAACCCCTCAATATTATCTCCAGATGAAATCACAGGTGTAACAAAACACTAATCCATAATTAACAGAAGAAGATGAAAATAAGTATCAGCTCTCAATTGTCTATTTTGAAAGTGAtcactagggcggcgcctgtggctcggtcagtaaggcgccggccccatataccgagggtggcaggttcaaacccggccccagctgaactgcaaccaaaaaaaaaaaaaaaaaatagcctggcgctgtggcggacacctgtagtcccagctacttgggaggctgaggcaagagaatcgcttaagcccaggagttggaggttgctgtgagctgtgtgatgccatggcactctaccgagggccataaagtgagactctgtctctacaaaaaaaaaaaaaagaaagaaagaaagtgatcactagatttgtaaaaaatgaaagcagttgcttaaaagaaaaatcattttaaagtacAGTGGGttggggggaaaaataaaagtcaagcaggtacagtgactcacacatgcaatcctagcagtttggggtcctgaaataggtagattgcttgagctcaagaattcgagaccagcttgatgaagagtgagaccctgtttgtactaaaaatagaaaaattagccagcagtAGCCAGCcttgcaggctgaggcaagaggatcacttcagcccaaaagttttaggtcgcgggcggcgcctgtggctcaaggagtagggcgccggtctcatataccggaggtggtgggttcaaacccagccccggccaaaaaaaccacaaaaaaaaaaaaaaaaaaagtaaagcatatTAAATCATAAGAAATAGACGTTACTTTTAGTATTGGGTGgtaaaatgtgtatgaaaaatatttttctgtctgcttataatttaccatttctttaaTGTATATAGATGGGAGGCAACATGGTTTCATGGTAAAGAACCTAAATTCTGTATTCAGTTGCCTATGATCAGATCTCAGATCACCTCTTATTAAATGAAACTTGAGACAAATTGCCCTCTATattcctcagttttttcatctctagaaatgggacaataataaatatttcattgttactatctaaaaagaaaatgcacagaTAACAGGTTCTTTGTAAGCACGCCAAGTAACTAGGATAATAGTACAAATGGCAAAAGTGTTGGATATTTGTCGTGTATAACTTGGATGTTGTTAAGTCTCActgttataaattaaatttttcatttttatttttttgttctttgagacaaAGCCCAGGcgggagtgctatggcatccgcCTAACTCAACAGCATGTTCAAACTTCTAggctggctcaagtgatcttcctacctcagcctcccaagtaactgggactacaggcacccacttcCACCCCTAgctcatttttttaagttttttgagtAGAGGTGGGCTCTCACGTTCAGCCTGGtttctaattcctgagctcaagggatcctacttcctcagcctcctatacTGCTGGAATTATagggggtgagccaccacaccagtctagaaattaaattttttttttttttttgagacagagtctcagtatgtcgccctcagtagagtgctgtggcatcacagttctcggcaacctcaaactcttgggcttaagcaattctcttgcctcagcctcccagatagctgggactataggcacctgccacaatgcccagctattttttttgttgcagttgtcattgtttagttggctAGGGCCTGGGCactataaccactatgctacaggcaccgtgcctacaaattaaattttttttttttttttttttttttttgtagagacatagtctcactttatcaccctccgtagagtaccatggggtcacagctgccagcaacctccaattcctgggcttagacaattctcttgcctcatcctcccaaatagctgggattgcaggcgcccaccacaacgcccggctattttttgttgcaatttagctgagaccaggtttgaaccccccaccctcagtatctgaggccagtgccctactcactgagccacaggcgccgcccctacaaattaattttttttttttttaattttttttttttgtagagacagagtttcactttattgccctcagtagagtgccgtggcgtcacacagctcacagcaacctccaactcctgggcttaggcgattcttttgcctcagcctcccgagcagctgggactacaggcccaccacaacgcccggctatttttttgttgcagtttggccggggctgggtttgaaccccccactctcggtatatggggccgacgccctgctcactgagccacaggtgccgccctacaaattaattttttaaaggatacaggctgggcaaggtggctcatggctataatcctagccctctgggaggccaagacagattgcctgagctcactggtttgagaccagcctgagcaagaatgagaacctgtctctaaaattagtcGGGTGTGGGCAGTGCCATGTGGCTCAGTGgtggggcgccgaccccatataccaagggtggtgggttcaaacctggccctggccaacctgcaacaaaaaatagctgggcgttgtggcgggtgcctgcggtcccagctactggggaggctgaggcaagagaatcgcctaagcccaggagctggaggttgctgtgagctgtgatggcacagcactctacgaagggcaataaagtgagactctgtctctaccaaaaaaaaaaaaaaaaaaatagtcgggtgtggGCGGCACCatagatcagtgagtagggcaccagacccatataccaagggtggcaggttcgaacccacctccagccaaactgcaacaacaacaacaaaaaagtagtcgggtggggcggcgcctgtggctcagtcggtggggcgctggccccatataccgagggtggcgggttcagacccggccccggccaaactgcaaccaaaaaatagccgggcgttgtggcgggtgcctgtagtcccagctactcgggaggctgaagcaagagaatcgcttaagcccaggagttggaggttgctgtgagctgtgtgatgccatggcactctacggagggccataaggtgagactctgtctctacaaaaaaaaaaaaaaaatagtagtcgggtgttatggtgagcacctgtagtcccagctacttcggaggctgaggcaagagaatcgcttgagtgcaagagtttgaggttgctgtgagctatgatgccatagcactctaccaagagtgacaaagtgagactctgtcttcaaaaaataaatagataaatagaataATTACAGTGCTTTGTGTAGAATTTGATTATATCAGCTATCTaggtttaacatttttatgaatccCTTTTGTAAATTGAATGTATGGAGAGAGAGTTCTATGAAAGGACTTAATTCTGTGTGTGATATCAGTTATCCCTTTAATATATAGTCTGTTTTCAAGGACAATAATTCAAggacaatgtcttccactttgaAGATATATGTTGAAGATCTTAATATACAAAAACTTAAAGGAAGCAGATAAATGTGCTATAAAGCCATTTGATTATATGTTTTTAGAATGAAAGTGACTATGGGTTATACCCTTAATGAAAATGAATATATACTGATAAACAATGTATCTGGGTGAAAGCTTGTCAAGTAAGTGAAGTACCTGTACAGTTTGTAGAAGTAGGAGTTTCTCTCTTTACagaagaagaagataaaatacaatGTAAACCAGGCGGTGCtcgcagctcagtgggtagggtgccaaccacatataccaaggctggcaggttcgaacccaggctgggccagctaaagaacaatgacaactacaacaacaacaaaaaaatagctgggcattgtgtagggcgcctgtaatgccagctatttaggaggctgcggcaagagaatcacttaagcccaggaatttgagggtgctgtgagctgtgatgatatggcacgctaccaagggcaacatatgaCATagcgactgtctcaaaaaaaaaaaaaatatgatgtaaGTCAAAATCAATTTTCCATGAATTAAAGGAGCTAAGTAGTATACTAAGAATCTTTTCGTCAAGTCCAGATAACCACTAAACTGACTTTCCTTTCCTGGAAAGTCAGAAaagctatttctttaaatttatcaaTATAAAATTTCCTTACTAGAATAATTAGAACAACAAATATCAGTACCATGTGTTAACTGATTATACCATTGGAGCTCTtagaacaagaaataaataaatggagggtAGAGGGAatgtaatcagtgggaccacacctacagtgcatcttacaagggtatgtgcggaaatttactaaatgtagaatataaatgttttaacacaataattaagaaaatgccgtgaaggctatgttaaccagtttgatgaaagtatttcaaattagggcggtgcctatggctccgtgagtagggcaccggccccatatgccgagggtggcgggttcggacccagccccggccaaactgcaacagaaaaatagccgggcgttgtggcccgcgcctgtagtcccagctgctcgggaggctgaggcaagagaatcgcataagcccaagagttagaggttgctgtgagccatgtgacgccacggcactctaccctggggcggtacagtgagactctgtctctacaaaaaaaaaaaaaagaaagtatttcaaattgtatataaaaccagcacattgtaccccatgattgcattgatgtgcacagctatgatttaattaaaaaaaaaagaaagaaagaaatggaatttgtAAGAAGTACTAATTTGGTAGTGTACTTGATGCTTGAACAACAAGGCTTGGGGAGCCAGCCTCCCACGTAGTCAAAAATCTACACCACTTTTGACTCCCCAAAAAGTTAACTGCTAATAGTATACTCTTGACCagagccttaccaataacataaatagttaagatgtattttatattttacttgtattacgtattttatatttagttgtaTGCAGtaaaataagctagagaaaagaaaacattaaaaagaaaatcagtccTCTTTTTCCGGCTGGAACCATGGCGgctgttgaagagaagaaaaagaaggttcctgttgtgccagaaacccttaagaaaaagcgaaagaatttcgcagagctgaagatcaagcatctgagaaagaagtgtgcccaaaagatgcttcgaaaggcaaggaggaagcttatctatgaaaaagctaagcattatcataaagaatataggcagatgtacagaactgagattcggatggctaggatggcaagaaaagctggcaacttctatgtacctgcagaaccaaaattggcatttgtcatcaggatcagaggtatcaatggtgtgagtccaaaggtccgaaaagtgttgcagcttcttcgccttcaccagatcttcaatggaacttttgttaagctcaacaaggcttccattaacatgctgaggattgtagaaccgtatattgcatgggggtacccaaatctgaagtcagtaaatgagctaatctacaagcgtggttatggcaaaatcaataagaaacgaattgcgttggctgataacagtttgattgcacaatctcttggtaaatatggcatcatctgcatggaggatctgattcatgagatctatactgttggaaaacgcttcaaagaagcaaataacttcttgtggccctttaagttatcatctccacggggagggatgaagaaaaaaacaacccactttgtagaaggtggagatgctggtaatagggaagatcaaatcaataggcttattagaagaatgaactaaggtatctgccctgattgtttttgtaatctggtcagttaataaacagtgactgaaaaaaaataaaaaataaaaaacagtgactgctttcaaattgaaaaaaaaaaaaaaaaagaaaatcatacagaagagaaaatgtttttgttttttgagacagagtcttacaccGTTggagtctcacagcaacctccaactcttggccttacgcgatcctcttgcctcggtttttctaattttagtagagacaggggtcttgatttttgctaaggctggtcttgaactcgtaagACAAGGAATTCACCTCTCTCcgcttcctaaagtgctaggattgcagatgtgagccaccgcacccggccagaaaatatatttgttattcattaagtagaagtggatcatcataaggATCTTTCATCCTTGTCATCTTCATGTTGCAtaggctgaggaagaagaggggTCTGTCTTAGGGTGACAGGTGAAAGAAGATTCATGTATATGTGGACTCACTCAGTTCAAACTCATGTTATTCAAGGGTCAAACTATATATCTAATTTTAGGTGAAAAATCATTTGTACTATTGCCAGTTTGATAGGCCAGATAAGTTCCTTTTTTCTAAGGTCACTACTTTTTATGAGCATTCAAAAATCTGTAACTCCTCATAATTTCCAGGAAATGCACAAAATCTTTCCTAATTGCTGTTAGATTGTTATGTGCATGAAGAGGGCATGAGGTGAGACACCTGACAATGggaaaagaagatattttggAAATGGCATCTGCCATTGTGGGCAGTGGGAATGAAGAGTCAGAAAACatctttcctgatttttttttctcccatataCTCTTAAGGCAAAGAAATAGCATTTTTGCTACCAAACTGAATGATAAAGGGCATGTCAGCTTTTTCTTCACCTCTGAGAAGCCCTTGATCTCTATAGAATAGAtaggaaaatgaataaatcttttttttccttgtttgggaATAAAGTGGTCTCAAGAGTTAACTGCCTCTTGGTACAGAACATTAGAAATAAGATAGCTTCTTAGAATTTTCCTCATTTGTTGGCATTGCATATTTCTCTCAGCCCTTTACTTTTATCCTCTACTAATTTATGTTTTGTTCATTCTAGTACTCTTGTCCATCTGTTCTCTGTTGTGTGATCCCAATCCAGATGATCCTTTAGTGCCTGAGATTGCTCGGATCTACAAAACAGATAGAGAAAAGTAAGTATGGCCTCTAGATGGAAAGCTGTCTGGTAAGATGGACATGTTTGTCTCaaatctttcttaaaggctggaTATAAGCAAGATGTTAAATGGAGTCCTAACATACTCTCCTGGGGATAGGAAAGAGCAATATTTATACTAAGTATCATTATAGCTAGATGATACCAATCTTATCTCTAATTGCTTTATGTGACTTCTATTATATATAAAAGCTTTTCAGTAGTATATTTTTCTACAGCTTTATGGCTTatgattggcttttttttttttttttttttccttgagacagagtctcactttgtgccgtcacagttcacagcctccagagtatctgggactacaggtgcccaccacatgcccagctatttttttgttgttgttgttgcagtttggccagggtcaggtttgaacctgccaccctcagtatatggagccagcgccctacttactgagccataggcaccgcctatgattggcttttttttttcttgtagagacagagtctcactttatagccctcggtagagtgccgtggcatctcacagctcacagcaacctccaactcctgggcttaagtgattctcttgcctcagcctcccgagtagctgggactacaggcacccgccaacacccagctattttttggttgtagttcagccagggccgggtttgaacccgccaccctcggtatatggggccagcgccttaccaactgagtcacaggcgccgcccggcttttttttttttttttttttaattgggatagGAGCTTAGtgactgtagcacagtggttatggcaccagccacatacactgagtctggtgggttcaaacctggcctgggccagctaaataagaatgacaactgcaacaacaaagaaagtagccaggcattgtggcaggcacttgtagtcctagctacttgggaggctgagacaagagaatagcttaagcccaggagtttgaggtttctgtgagctgtcactccacggcactctacccagggcaatagcttgagactctgtcttaaaaataaataaataataaataagtaaaattgggATAGGGCCCTTTCTCTGATGCCTGAGCTAGAGtacagtgtcatcatcatagctcactgcaagctcaaactcctaggctcaagcagtcctcctgctttcagcttcctgagtagctggatctataggcatgtgccacaacgcctggctaatttttctattttttgtagaggtggaattctcactctgttgcccagactattctcaaactcctagactcaagtgatcctcctacctctccCTCCCAAAATGCTTAAATTACAGGCACGAGTCACTGTGACCAGCCATGCTTGCCTTTTAACATATAAAGCATTTTGCATCAAGTGCCCATTTGTCTTACATAGGTAAATAAATAGGACAAGGGAATTGATTTTCTACATTTGGCataatctaaaggaaaaaaaaaaaaaaaaaacaaatagatgcCATTAGAAATTAAAGcctaaagggcggcgcctgtggctcaaggagtagggcgccggtcccatatgccggaggtggcgggttcaaacccagccccggccaaataaaaaaaaaaagaaaagaaattaaagcctaaagggcggcgcctgtggctcagtgagtagggcgccagccccatatgccgagggtggcgggttcaaacccagcccctgccaaactgcaacaaaaaaaaatagccgggcattgtggcgggcacctgtagtcccagctgctcgggaggctgaggcaagagaatcgcatagcccaagaattagaggttgctgtgagccatgtgacgccatggcactctaccaagggtggtacagtgagactctgtctctacaaaaaaaaaaggaaattaaagcctaaaatttgtttgtttttttttttgtagagacagtctcactttatggccctcggtagagtgctgtggcgtcacacagctcacagcaacctccaactcctgggcttaagcgagtctcttgcctcagcctcccgagtagctgggactacaggtgcccaccacaacgcccggctattttttggttgcagtttggccagggccgggtttgaacccgccaccctcggtatatggggccggtaccttaccgactgagccacaggcgccgccccctaaaattttttttttttttttttttgtagagacagagtctcactttatggccctcggtagagtgccatggcctcacacagctcacagcaacctccaactcctgggcttaagcgattctcttgcctcagcctcccgagtagctgggactacaggcgcccgccacaacgcccggccattttttggttgcagtttggccggggctgggtttgaacccaccaccctcagtatatggggccggcgccttaccgactgagccacaggcgccgcccccctaaaatttgttttaaaagtaaaacttgaTGTAGAATTTGGATATTTTAGAATAGTGCTATGAATTATTGAAGAGTGGTCAGAATATGAAAAAAGATAATAGTATCcatggctggacacagtggttcatgcctgtaatcctagcactctgggaggctgaggcatgtggtttgcctgagcttacaaatttggactagcctgagcaagaccccatgtctaaaaatagccaggcattgtggtgggtgcttagtCCCACCTCCCAAGAGGTGCCTCCctcttggaaggcagaggcaagaggatcacttgagtccaagagttagaggttgctgtgagctatgatgctacagcactctactgagggtgactaaaTAAGACtctttatcaaaaaaagaaaaaagaaagaataaaaagaggtTGTATCTAAAAGTGTTCTAATaacagtttttgttttatg carries:
- the UBE2D2 gene encoding ubiquitin-conjugating enzyme E2 D2 isoform X2, producing MALKRIHKELNDLARDPPAQCSAGPVGDDMFHWQATIMGPNDSPYQGGVFFLTIHFPTDYPFKPPKVAFTTRIYHPNINSNGSICLDILRSQWSPALTISKVLLSICSLLCDPNPDDPLVPEIARIYKTDREKYNRIAREWTQKYAM
- the UBE2D2 gene encoding ubiquitin-conjugating enzyme E2 D2 isoform X1; translated protein: MGLRAGQLSRLRPALPSSPGSLWMPLPALAPPGGPHYPTPSDGARGGSGAQPALRPEELNDLARDPPAQCSAGPVGDDMFHWQATIMGPNDSPYQGGVFFLTIHFPTDYPFKPPKVAFTTRIYHPNINSNGSICLDILRSQWSPALTISKVLLSICSLLCDPNPDDPLVPEIARIYKTDREKYNRIAREWTQKYAM